In the Pecten maximus chromosome 5, xPecMax1.1, whole genome shotgun sequence genome, ATTCATCAGCACACCTACACATACATTAATAATTAGAGACATTGTAATTCATATATCAAATGCTTACGAAAAACCAACGCAATAAAGTTTGATGAgaaaatacaatatcattaGAATCTCTAAGACAAAATCAATGGTTAATACCATCAACATCATGTTAGTCACTAGACATAtatatgtgacgtcataataagaTGTGCGTCACTAAATAAGATACAGTAAGCATGTTGCATTTCCACTGATGAAAGTAATGAATAGCATATAGTACACGTACTTATGTACACGGATATGCACATtgacaatttaaaaaaacccgACATTGTCAATCAATGAATATCATGAACGTCAGTAgctatatgtatatgtgacgtcatatatgaCGCCATATATGATTACAGGTAAGTACGTTAAATCAATAACATGTACGCCACTAGATATATTTATTCGTGACGTCATATgtgattacaggtaaacatattaCTATCAATAGCATGAGCGccaatagatatatgtatatgtgacgACATATGTGATTACAGGTAAGTGCATTACATTcatatattgtgatgtcatatgTGATTACAGGTAAGCACCTTACATTCatatattgtgacgtcatatgtGATTACAGGTAAGTACGTTACAATCAATATCATGAACGccaatagatatatgtattcGTGACATCAAATGTGATTACAAGTAAGTGCATTACAATCAAAATCATGAACGCcaatttattcatatattgtgacgtcatatgtGATTACAGGTAAGTACGTTACTATCAACATCATGAGCGccaatagatatatgtattcGTGACGTCATATGTGATTACAGAAAATCGGCCATGACATAAAGTATTGCATCGTCAGCAAATGGTTTGATGGTAGATTCTATGTCTATCACGATATCAttaatacaatttaaaaataacAGAGGGCCATTCatattaaagtttatataatattaacagTTTGTATGGACtgaaacatctgtacacaattaTGTACTGTACAATGCGCACTGATTTGCGAGGTAAGTAAAACATCATCTGTTTTCGGTGGACAAATATTACTGTTTCATACAGGGGAAAATTTAacgttttattttgtaattatttttttgtaattatgttttttgtattatattCCTATGCACCTTTTACCGAGACACACAGGCGAGATGACCACTAGTACAGCCGAGTTCAATGAATGGACAAGCTTTGTCAAATATATTTCTCTCACCTCTAAAGTTCAAAATtgacatttaagcattgaactgctacCAAATgatagtatacagtcgatatgaatacaatttgggtgatagataaatagaatgtagggcgacatgaaatataaCAGATAGCATTTGAAAGCTGTCTAGGCCGAcagtaactggcggccattgttttaacctacaacaccttaagctgtattcctacactgaccgaatcactatAAACTgcagtatacagtctcatgaatacaatttggatTACTATAACGACATAAAAGCAAGGTTTCACTTTAAATGGTATATTGAATAAGAATCATAATTAATGAAACTAGGACTGGTACAATATTGAAAACCTGTCTTTGTCTGATCATTACCACTCCTTTAAAGACGGCGCGAAAATCACCCAGTTGTTTCTACTACGGAAATAAACATATCCCGTGATTTAGAGATTTGTTACAGTGGTGTAGAATCTATGTGGGAAATGATAATTAAGACGCGGACATGATGTAAATCGGTTATGCAGGAAACTTTGGAATCCGTGTGAGAATTCGTCGCATGACTGTGTGCTTAACAGAGTTTCCCTGTAAACGCCTATCCGTCAATGCAAAGGGATGCAGATATTCAATCTGTAGACATACTTAGTCGACACTACATACACACGTAATCGTAAGTATAAGTACATGTCTGATAGTGTAACAGAGTACAGTAAGAATATTTGAAACAAATCATATGAATGATTACATACAGGGAAAATTTGACCAATTCGATATTTTGCTTGTGCATGTCGAACTACCAGTGGTACAACAGAGTATGTCAAGCATTTAATTAATGGAAAATGAGAGCCTGTAAATAATAATAGTCTGTTTAATTTGAATATCATTCTGTCCTGAAATGTAGAATTAACATTGTGAAttcaattaataaaatcaatttacTGTGACAGAATCCAAAGCAATCATTACTCAAACTTCTTCAGGATGAGCTTTTGACATCTAGATTTATTACAATGACTTATGATAACACATTGAAAAACTAGAATAATGTGATTATACAGGGCCCAATCTCTCATTTGTGAGCCGAAAAAATTGGTTTAAATGACATCTTGAAGCTTTTTGTGCGTAACTATTTTTTTGTTGCATTGGCATAAGACTAACCAACTTTTCAAGCAAagttgaaaaaaacattttacatcCTACTGTCGTCAAGCCTTGTGATTTCTATGCGGTTTTCATTTATCGAAGGATGtggaaaaatagagaaaaaattCCTGCTGGGCACCAAGAAAATAATGCCCGGCCCTGCAATTAATTGCTAGACGATGACATAGCATCAGAAACCTCtggtatttttgtttgttaattttattcaattaattACCAAGTACAAATTAATCATAAACTGCTCAACAAAAGTGCAGTGGACACAATTGGCAGTTGATAGGAATAATTTCAATGTCATATGTCTCAAATGATTAAATGGAATGAATATAGTTTTTAAAAACCTAAAAAGTATCAAAAGAGGAATGACATATTTGTAATTATGAGAATTAGGGAAATATCGCACTGAGCCTGATTTGCTATTTTAAAGACCTATTGATTTCCATAGCAACATTGATCACTTTGGTACGTGGTGCCCTTTTCCTTTAATTATATTACATTTAGACCAAAATATGTGAATCTAAAAGCATTTAGCTAGTTTTGACACTTTCCACATTTCGCCTCAATTGCTTGATGCTTGCTGTCAATAGACGAAGCTCATCAAACCAACTGTATGTGATTATCGACGTTTACGcatcagtggcgtaggaagtcgtcaaaaagtggggggcaaaattttttgttaaccttaaattttacgcactaaacaaatcgtatgccatctccgcaaaattagccaataattatcatttcaacatcccatgataattttgataatttatgtagtacaaaataagttatttacgcaaatcaggatatattatttatggcaaaacatgaatcaccgGGCCCGGtcaggattttcgaaagggcggggggtccagtaattaagtgatcatgcgagtttttcccccttttttttgcgagaggtctggtGGCCGCCAAGCGGGTACCAGGGTGGCAAAGCCCCCTtgtggatctgcaatcgaaaggggggggggcagtaatttagtgataaagcgagcgccgtaggcgcgagtcgatttttttttgtatttcctcgtacctgttgGTAAATAGTATCACTcgattcacgttaaaaccgcgcattcttattcatgttgtgtttctgtcttgttctcattatgaactcaattaacttcacaaatcatcatcaacttattgaatctatgtgatgaagttaagcaaaatttcgtattaagatataaatattgacttaccaggctagtgcagacgaccgacacacaggtctgaggattgatatactagtataaaagtcggaatgttccggatgtacaagataaagtttttatcgttgccttcaagaaaacattatcggttcgaaaatatacagatatttatcgaaatgaatatatgaattcgtgttttttccccttttttagattttggatgtcaaaaagtgtgtgtgtgtgtgtgtgtgtgtgtgtgtgtgtgtgtgtgtgtgtgtgtgtgtggggggggggggggggggggggggggggcaaatagatatgtttgcccccccactgtaaaaaggggggggggggcaattgccccgggactttttatgcatactgatagcagattttccccttgagtagccatgttgtgttagtcgcggtaaatttgaacaagcattctgattggttatagaaatattgtttaaccaatcagaatgcttgttcaaatttaccgcgactgacacaacatggctactcaaggggaaaatctgctatcagtatgcataaaaagtcccggggccgtcgatagggtgctcgtatacataaagtaagtgtatgtaatagttgtattcggtgatctgatgaagcgtacctcttgattaacccgtggacttcgtatttaaagctatgtcaAATTGTGGTGACCCCgatacgtcaacttgtccgactaaacaaaatcgaggggattttgaaatttcacgcccgatttcgtaaactaatatcgagaaatcgacaacatgttatggcttattttaaagatagaCCATTTCTCTTtaatttaagtcctacttcgaaaaaatccacccaatacaaccgaagctacggtacttagaaataaatacatcagatttcaagcctgggggagttcagaacctttctcatttatatgtactctatatgttattattttataaaacgagtcaggcacctgtggtcaACAGCAGCACTTCCACCCACAAGGTAACCAGTGGTTTAATGGTCAGCCGTATATCAGTAATGGACAACCCCCAAGGTACGTTCTATACTATGACGTCCCCGTCCCCGCCACCCATGGCCACACTGAACACGTCTcaaccacaggcgcttgcatagaaaatatcactttcgttatttttttgatatgacagcggtatgtgtaatgtgtaagagggaaggttggcaactacgccacgagcgaaacggcaccccatctcacttcaatcgactaaaaaacacatttattcaaactgacacggcgcacaatacatgcgaccgtcatcagaaaacattcatctttgacctaccgtgccactcaacacgaattgttacatccaaaacacaataatccgtgaaaacatcgccgaattcctcgctcagaacgccatttctgaaactgctccctgagcctgtccagattcttcatttacatacggggttcaaaggtcatgcgattatataatcgactgtcaccaggtgcacttttttGGGTCATCTCGGCATGCTTTATTTCACAGGTGCatgcacaggacgtcgtttgcgatatcacggactaataagatagcatgttttaatgccatgcagtgatgagatcgtcctttccttttcttcaactgcatcatttcggtagttgttgaatttcgttttcaatcaaaaagattgcatataacggtgatcaataacttgttcaagacagggccgggacattatcatcttcgctagccaaggcttctgattacgttacactccacgaacccttggcggatatagtcgtgttcaaaccgtcgcgccctggaatcccagggcatccaatcaaatcgcgttttacattctggcttggtttcgcagtaaacaaaaaatgcggcacccagtacagagctacattgccgactatgtcatggcattttacctaaatacaaaaatcacaatctttgggggaacattcgcagtgtttgatcaattcatataagtcattgatcacatatctcatcgaaatgacaccaaacctcgatgtgtgtttgtaaacatcaccgatgaagtaaatcggtaacgcttgttttgattggtcgaaaatttcatgcgtgaagggtggtaatttcgaatcgccgctagagggccagaactgacgactatatccgccaagggttcgtggagtgtaacgtaatcagaagccttggctagcgaagatgggacagtatacgtataccatgaacaagcagtatcagttggaatttttcgaagttaaaattgtgatggggtaatagctgatagttgtttgatatttttattttttattgtacttgccatctatttagggctatgccaatcttcaatttttaaaaaatggaccCCTgcatgactagttaaaaatgtatataccacacacaataccgataagaataagaggttgttctgggtattctggcgttagccctaaaatactataaaagtctgacgttgacacaaaataaccactacttcccccctcaagtattctcttttctttctcattttaattcagtttcataattctgtaagcacttcagccagcttgattattattagagtagcgttTGATGCTCACACACTGAATTTAccaggtaattcatcaataacttaaattttatatatgcgagcgatgtaaagtggaatatacattttacaatgcgttaaactctttgacattgtcactggcggatttaaaggccccccccccccccccccccccccccatttacCTGTTATTTTTTTCAGGGGGAGTACCCGCGgacgccccccccccctcccctttaATTTCGCACGCCCCCTATTTGAAAATCCTGTGTCCGCCCCTGATTGTAGACACTAAGAGGCAAACTGATATCGAGTGTATTAAAACCGAAATCAAGTAAGaaagtaatactgtttcgaaaatttgaataaaaaggggtttaaaacaaaatgactgaaggaactcaatatttcgataatcgTACAGTGATAGATGTACTCATAAAATTTGGATTGAACTCAAAGAACTTCTAGcaaacatttaatataacatcgtgggaaatgaaaataaattgatgatggatcatAGATCACAACGTACGAATCGtttggcaggtctgaagtatgattttcgtatttgacgacgacatgatatttgtaaaatgtgcagaaataaatgaacTGGTCTGAAGTAGGTtatgttggtacacatgtatacgttccagTTACCTGATGACCAtattcgtgattcacttttctttttgttcgtccagatttcagtaaactgacaaaagttaatcaataaataagcattttgttctacctttgtgacaattatttcattatttagaaaacgatacgatagtgaagttctgtgtgaatcaatgtatgccccctcccccctttccacttatcgaaaatcttattctcgaaagattgcaaaatttgctataatcatgtaatcatttcatttttccgaaattttgttccgaaattttggcccccagacccctcgccaaaaaaaagAAATCGGCTCCCGCCTATGGCGCACGCATTACCGCATTACCACTAAATAacttgaccccccccccccccctttccaatTCCTGGATCTGCGCCtgctgtgtactgtcatatatctaacgttcaaaaaaaaaaaaatgaataacttatgattataaatcatcgttcatCGACGAAACGCTTCAAGTAATCGTAAATTAGATGAAACTCTTCAGCGAGCCGAAGcattttccggacaaaatgcatgcggagatgacccccaaaagtacacctgacgactgacgatcatataatcgcatgacctttcaaccccgtatgtaaatgaagaatctggacaggctcagggagcagtttcagaaatggcgttctgagcgaggaattcggcgatgttttcgcggattattgtgttttggatgtaacaattcgtgttgagtggcacggtaggtcaaagatgaatgttttctgatgacggtcgcatgtattgtgcgccgtgtcagtttgaataaatgtgttttttagtcgattgaagtgagatggggtgccgtttcgctcgtggcgtagttgccaaccttccctcttacacattacacataccgctgtcatatcaaaaaaaatctaaagtgatattttctatgcaagcgcctgcGGTCTCAACCCAGCACTCCACCGCCATCTTCAGATAACCCCCCGGCATGGGCTATAGCCCTCATTTCACCGCTCATATCAAAAGTTGACACTTTAACAAGTAAACTTTCTAAACTAGATTCACTTGAAAAAGTTTTTCGTGACCTCCATGAAGACGTCAAGAACTTGAAAGTTCGGCTGGACGATATAGAGGAGTCTCAGACttttataaatagaaaatttgagGAAACCCGGGTCTACCATACGGATCTCAGTAAATTACACGATGATGTCATTGACCTAAAGTGTCGCTCTATGAGAgagaatttattattttttggaaTCCCGGAGGAGGGGGGACCCGATTTTGTCGACAGATCTGATCCTACGACAGGAATTTCGGAACGTGTGCCCAATGAGGACTgtattgataaactgaaaacaCTAGCGAGTCAGAAGCTGGACTTTACGGAGAACCTGCTTATCGACAGGGCCCATAGGATAGGTCCaaaaacaacagggaaggtGAGACCCATCGTCTCCAAATTTAACCAATTTCAGCAGAAGGAacgattgaaaaaaaaatccaataaaaaaaatccaataaacTGAAAGGTTCAAACATTTATATCTCTGACCAATACCCAAAGGAAGTACAGGAGGTGAGGAGGGAGCTATGGCCGATATGGAAGAAGGCCCGTGACGACAAAAAGAGGGCAGTATTTGTTAAAGACAAACTTTATATTGACGGTGTTTTGTACAAGTGTCCGGACCCGCCCGTTCCGTCCGCAAATGTCCAGGCACCTGGCAACCCTAGGGGTGCCCCTAAAGGTGCACACACACGCAAACGTCACCAATAGGAAAACGTGGAGCACGGGTCTTGTATCGACCCAGGGTCTGAATGTATAAGCCTGCTATATTGGAATATTAATGGCGGTTTCGATAGAAAACTGAAATCTTCTAGTCTAActaatttcattaaaacttataatataattatcctAACAGAGTGTTGGATCCCTAATGATTACCATGTTGATATTGACggatttgatacatatataatacctaGAAAGCTTACTACTGCTACCCAGGGTGGCGGTAtagtaattttgataaaatctaatttaaaacaatttgtttcTATATGTGAAATCATACATGACTCTGTTGTCTGGTTAAAGATAGATAAGAGTCTGTTAGTTGAAAATAGAGATGTTTTCTTAGCCGGTGTTTATATACCGCCTCAAAATTCTGTTTACTATAACAAATATAACTGTGA is a window encoding:
- the LOC117328461 gene encoding uncharacterized protein LOC117328461; amino-acid sequence: MTSPSPPPMATLNTSQPSTPPPSSDNPPAWAIALISPLISKVDTLTSKLSKLDSLEKVFRDLHEDVKNLKVRLDDIEESQTFINRKFEETRVYHTDLSKLHDDVIDLKCRSMRENLLFFGIPEEGGPDFVDRSDPTTGISERVPNEDCIDKLKTLASQKLDFTENLLIDRAHRIGPKTTGKEVQEVRRELWPIWKKARDDKKRAVFVKDKLYIDGVLYKCPDPPVPSANVQAPGNPRGAPKGAHTRKRHQ